The Micromonospora krabiensis genome window below encodes:
- a CDS encoding acetolactate synthase → MTERIEGHGGELALAALRAHGVREMFTLSGGHVFPLYDAAHKNDFPIYDVRHEQSAVFAAEAVAKLQRRPGLAVLTAGPGVTNGISGLTSAFFNASPVLVLGGRAPAFRWGSGSLQEMDHLPLVAPVTKHAETVFSTDDIPRAVTSALAAALTPHRGPVFLDFPLETVFSVSDAELPTPAGVGPIEPDPDEVSRAANLIAAAQRPVVIAGSDVYAGDAVAALREAAEALQVPVFTNGMGRGSLPPEHPLAFAKARRAALSGADVVVVVGTPLDFRLSFGDFGDAKVVHIVDAPSQRAGHVQPAAAPAGDLRLILSALADHAGDRADHSGWIADLRAAEDAAKARDAEEMAAETDPIRPARVYGELRRVLARDAITIGDGGDFVSYAGRYLEPAQPGTWLDPGPYGCLGTGMGYAMGARVSHPDRQICVLMGDGAAGFSLMDVESLVRQKLPVVIVVGNNGIWGLEKHPMRAMYGYDVAADLQPELRYDHVVSALGGAGETVAKAADLGPALQRAFDSGVPYLVNVLTDPADAYPRSSNLA, encoded by the coding sequence ATGACGGAGCGGATCGAGGGCCACGGTGGCGAACTGGCCCTCGCGGCACTACGCGCACACGGCGTACGGGAGATGTTCACGCTCTCCGGCGGGCACGTCTTCCCGCTCTACGACGCCGCGCACAAGAACGACTTCCCCATCTACGACGTGCGGCACGAGCAGTCGGCGGTCTTCGCGGCGGAGGCGGTGGCCAAGCTCCAGCGCCGCCCCGGTCTGGCCGTGCTCACCGCCGGCCCCGGCGTCACCAACGGCATCTCGGGTTTGACCAGCGCCTTCTTCAACGCCTCCCCGGTGCTGGTGCTGGGCGGCCGGGCGCCGGCGTTCCGCTGGGGCTCGGGCAGCCTCCAGGAGATGGACCACCTGCCGCTGGTGGCCCCGGTGACCAAGCACGCCGAGACGGTGTTCAGCACCGACGACATTCCCCGCGCGGTGACCTCGGCGCTCGCCGCCGCGCTGACACCGCACCGTGGCCCGGTCTTCCTCGACTTCCCGCTGGAGACCGTCTTCTCCGTCTCCGACGCGGAGCTGCCGACGCCGGCCGGGGTCGGTCCGATCGAGCCGGACCCGGACGAGGTCTCCCGGGCGGCGAACCTGATCGCCGCCGCGCAGCGGCCGGTCGTCATCGCCGGCTCGGACGTCTACGCCGGTGACGCGGTGGCGGCGCTCCGCGAGGCCGCCGAGGCGTTGCAGGTGCCGGTCTTCACCAACGGCATGGGCCGCGGCTCCCTCCCGCCGGAGCATCCGCTCGCCTTCGCCAAGGCCCGCCGGGCGGCCCTCTCCGGCGCCGACGTGGTCGTGGTGGTCGGCACCCCGCTGGACTTCCGGCTCAGCTTCGGCGACTTCGGCGACGCCAAGGTGGTGCACATCGTCGACGCGCCCAGTCAGCGCGCGGGCCACGTCCAGCCGGCCGCCGCACCCGCCGGTGACCTGCGGCTGATCCTGTCCGCGCTCGCCGACCACGCGGGCGACCGGGCCGACCACAGCGGCTGGATCGCCGACCTGCGTGCCGCCGAGGACGCGGCGAAGGCGCGGGACGCCGAGGAGATGGCCGCCGAGACCGACCCGATCCGGCCGGCCCGCGTCTACGGCGAGCTGCGCCGGGTCCTGGCCCGGGACGCGATCACCATCGGCGACGGCGGCGACTTCGTCTCGTACGCGGGCCGCTACCTGGAGCCGGCGCAGCCGGGCACCTGGCTCGACCCCGGTCCGTACGGCTGCCTCGGCACCGGCATGGGCTACGCGATGGGCGCCCGGGTCAGTCACCCGGACCGGCAGATCTGCGTGCTGATGGGCGACGGCGCGGCCGGTTTCTCGCTGATGGACGTGGAGTCGCTGGTCCGGCAGAAGCTGCCGGTGGTGATCGTGGTCGGCAACAACGGCATCTGGGGCCTGGAGAAGCACCCGATGCGCGCCATGTACGGCTACGACGTGGCCGCCGACCTGCAGCCGGAGCTGCGCTACGACCACGTGGTGAGCGCCCTCGGCGGTGCGGGCGAGACGGTGGCGAAGGCCGCCGACCTCGGGCCGGCGTTGCAGCGCGCGTTCGACTCCGGGGTGCCGTACCTGGTCAACGTGCTCACCGACCCGGCCGACGCCTACCCCCGCTCGTCCAACCTGGCCTGA
- a CDS encoding GNAT family N-acetyltransferase → MTDLDATTLRTAYDTQLRPELPDPVPADVTVERDGPLYRVVGFGRGGFLTYRDLGGLTGAALDELIARQVEVFRQRGEQVEWKLAGHDEPADLPDRLRAAGFVPEEPETVVIGAVAPLAAALPVVPEGVRLREVTAREDLDRIVVMEEEVWQADRSHLAESLEREIAADPQSISVVVAEADDTVVSAGWIRYLPAAGFASLWGGSTLAQWRRRGIYRALVTYRARLAEQRGRTLLQVDASDDSRPILERLGFVPVTTTTPYVYTP, encoded by the coding sequence ATGACCGATCTTGATGCGACCACCCTGCGAACGGCGTACGACACGCAGCTGCGGCCCGAGCTTCCCGACCCGGTGCCGGCGGACGTGACGGTGGAGCGGGACGGTCCGCTGTACCGGGTCGTCGGGTTCGGTCGCGGCGGCTTCCTCACCTACCGTGACCTGGGCGGCCTGACCGGTGCGGCACTGGACGAGCTGATCGCTCGGCAGGTCGAGGTGTTCCGGCAGCGGGGCGAGCAGGTGGAGTGGAAGCTAGCCGGGCACGACGAGCCGGCCGACCTCCCGGACCGGTTGCGGGCGGCCGGGTTCGTGCCGGAGGAGCCGGAGACCGTGGTGATCGGGGCGGTCGCGCCGTTGGCCGCCGCGCTTCCGGTGGTGCCCGAGGGCGTACGCCTGCGCGAGGTGACCGCCCGCGAGGACCTGGACCGAATCGTGGTCATGGAGGAGGAGGTCTGGCAGGCCGACCGGAGCCACCTGGCCGAGTCGCTGGAGCGGGAGATCGCGGCGGACCCGCAGTCGATCAGCGTGGTGGTCGCCGAGGCGGACGACACCGTGGTGAGCGCGGGCTGGATCCGCTACCTGCCGGCGGCCGGTTTCGCGTCGCTGTGGGGCGGCTCGACGTTGGCGCAGTGGCGGCGCCGGGGCATCTACCGGGCGCTGGTGACCTACCGGGCCCGGCTGGCCGAGCAGCGGGGGCGGACGTTGTTGCAGGTGGACGCCTCCGACGACAGCCGGCCGATCCTGGAGCGGCTGGGCTTCGTACCGGTCACCACGACCACGCCGTACGTCTACACTCCGTGA
- a CDS encoding electron transfer flavoprotein subunit alpha/FixB family protein: MSEVLVVVEATREFGVKKVTLEMLTLARELGTPSAVVLGGPGAAEALSGRLGEYGAEKIYAAESEEIDGYLVAPKATVLAELVRRVEPAAVLLASSQEGKEIAARLAVKLDNGILTDVVALAADGTATQVAFAGSTIVKSKVTRGLPLVTVRPNSLTPAPAAATPAVEQLTVTVADSDKLAKVVDRVAEQKGSRPELTEASVVVSGGRGVGNADNFKLVEELADLLGGAVGASRAAVDSGFYPHQFQVGQTGKTVSPQLYVALGISGAIQHRAGMQTSKTIVAVNKDAEAPIFELADFGVVGDLFKVVPQAAEEIRKRK; the protein is encoded by the coding sequence ATGTCTGAGGTTCTCGTCGTCGTCGAAGCCACCCGGGAGTTCGGCGTCAAGAAGGTCACCCTGGAGATGCTCACCCTCGCCCGCGAGCTGGGCACCCCCAGCGCGGTGGTGCTCGGCGGCCCCGGCGCGGCCGAGGCGCTGAGCGGCCGGCTGGGCGAGTACGGCGCGGAGAAGATCTACGCCGCGGAGAGCGAGGAGATCGACGGCTACCTGGTGGCTCCGAAGGCCACCGTGCTGGCCGAGCTGGTCCGCCGGGTCGAGCCGGCCGCCGTGCTGCTCGCGTCCTCCCAGGAGGGCAAGGAGATCGCGGCCCGCCTGGCGGTCAAGCTCGACAACGGCATCCTGACCGACGTGGTCGCGCTCGCCGCCGACGGCACCGCCACCCAGGTCGCGTTCGCCGGCTCGACGATCGTCAAGAGCAAGGTGACCCGTGGCCTGCCGCTGGTGACCGTCCGGCCGAACTCGCTCACCCCGGCCCCGGCCGCGGCGACCCCGGCGGTCGAGCAGCTCACCGTCACCGTGGCCGACAGCGACAAGCTCGCCAAGGTCGTGGACCGGGTCGCCGAGCAGAAGGGCTCCCGGCCCGAGCTGACCGAGGCGTCCGTGGTCGTCTCCGGCGGCCGCGGCGTCGGCAACGCCGACAACTTCAAGCTGGTCGAGGAGCTCGCCGACCTGCTCGGCGGCGCCGTCGGCGCGTCCCGCGCGGCGGTCGACTCCGGCTTCTACCCGCACCAGTTCCAGGTGGGCCAGACCGGCAAGACGGTCTCCCCGCAGCTCTACGTCGCGCTCGGCATCTCCGGTGCCATCCAGCACCGGGCCGGCATGCAGACCTCGAAGACGATCGTGGCGGTGAACAAGGACGCCGAGGCGCCGATCTTCGAGCTGGCCGACTTCGGCGTGGTGGGCGACCTGTTCAAGGTCGTGCCGCAGGCCGCCGAGGAGATCCGCAAGCGTAAGTGA
- a CDS encoding PLD nuclease N-terminal domain-containing protein: MVRVYALLFVVQVVLAVCALISCLSAEEGQIRALPRIAWVLIILFFPLVGSIAWFVAGRETTPGRPPAAGLRRSPSGGERRRPVAPDDDPEFLDSLAERSRRDDQELFRRWEEDLRRREDDLRRRDTAGPDQSTPHAEPLRPREGEPPREEDRPEV; this comes from the coding sequence ATGGTCCGGGTGTATGCGCTCCTCTTCGTGGTGCAGGTGGTCCTCGCCGTCTGCGCGCTGATCAGCTGCCTGTCCGCGGAGGAGGGTCAGATCCGCGCCCTGCCCCGGATCGCCTGGGTGCTGATCATCCTGTTCTTCCCGCTGGTCGGGTCGATCGCGTGGTTCGTCGCCGGCCGCGAGACGACCCCCGGCCGCCCGCCCGCCGCCGGGCTCCGACGCTCCCCCTCGGGAGGCGAGCGTCGCCGCCCCGTCGCCCCCGACGACGACCCCGAGTTCCTCGACTCCCTCGCCGAGCGGTCCCGCCGCGACGACCAGGAGCTCTTCCGCCGCTGGGAGGAGGACCTGCGCCGTCGGGAGGACGACCTGCGCCGCCGCGACACCGCCGGGCCCGACCAGTCGACGCCGCACGCCGAACCGCTGCGGCCCCGCGAGGGCGAGCCGCCGCGCGAGGAGGACCGCCCGGAGGTCTAG
- a CDS encoding DUF202 domain-containing protein, whose protein sequence is MTGGPDDHARRPLAADGPPARDPGLQPERTRLAWRRTALAATVVTVLAVRLALAGGVAGALLGGVAVLVWGALLRVCWRRGTGTGPAPSGGRSLPLAALGTVALALLGVSLVLRGLW, encoded by the coding sequence GTGACCGGCGGACCCGACGACCACGCCCGGAGACCGCTAGCGGCGGACGGGCCACCGGCGCGCGACCCCGGGCTGCAACCGGAACGCACCCGGCTCGCCTGGCGACGCACCGCGCTCGCGGCGACCGTGGTCACCGTGCTGGCCGTCCGGCTGGCGCTCGCCGGCGGCGTGGCCGGCGCGCTGCTCGGCGGTGTCGCGGTGCTCGTCTGGGGCGCGCTGCTACGCGTCTGCTGGCGGCGGGGCACCGGGACGGGGCCGGCGCCCAGCGGCGGACGCTCCCTCCCCCTGGCCGCCCTGGGCACCGTGGCGCTGGCCCTGCTCGGCGTGTCGCTGGTGCTGCGCGGGCTGTGGTGA
- a CDS encoding electron transfer flavoprotein subunit beta/FixA family protein: protein MNIVVLVKQVPDSGADRNLRTDDNTVDRGSANNVINEMDEYAIEEALKIKEAHGGEVTVLTMGPDRATESIRKALSMGPDKAVHVVDDALHGSCAVATSKVLAAALGTLNADLVICGAESTDGRVQVMPHMIAERLGVAALTGARKLTVDGGTLTVERQTEEGYEVVSAATPAVVSVWDTINEPRYPSFKGIMAAKKKPVQTLSLGDLGIAPSEVGFDGATSAVVEHAKRPPRSGGEKITDEGEGGVKLVEFLATEKFV from the coding sequence ATGAACATCGTCGTACTCGTCAAGCAGGTGCCCGATTCGGGCGCGGACCGCAACCTGCGCACTGACGACAACACCGTCGACCGCGGCTCGGCGAACAACGTGATCAACGAGATGGACGAGTACGCCATCGAGGAGGCGTTGAAGATCAAGGAGGCGCACGGCGGCGAGGTCACCGTCCTGACCATGGGTCCGGACCGGGCGACCGAGTCGATCCGCAAGGCGCTCTCCATGGGCCCGGACAAGGCGGTGCACGTCGTCGACGACGCCCTGCACGGCTCCTGCGCCGTGGCCACCTCGAAGGTGCTCGCCGCCGCGCTCGGCACCCTCAACGCCGACCTGGTCATCTGCGGCGCCGAGTCGACCGACGGCCGCGTCCAGGTCATGCCGCACATGATCGCCGAGCGGCTGGGCGTCGCGGCGCTGACCGGCGCCCGCAAACTCACCGTCGACGGCGGCACCCTCACCGTCGAGCGGCAGACCGAGGAGGGCTACGAGGTGGTCTCCGCCGCCACGCCGGCCGTGGTCTCCGTGTGGGACACCATCAACGAGCCGCGCTACCCGTCCTTCAAGGGCATCATGGCGGCCAAGAAGAAGCCGGTGCAGACGCTCTCCCTCGGCGACCTCGGCATCGCCCCGAGCGAGGTCGGCTTCGACGGTGCCACCAGCGCCGTCGTGGAGCACGCCAAGCGTCCGCCGCGCTCCGGCGGCGAGAAGATCACCGACGAGGGCGAGGGCGGCGTCAAGCTGGTCGAGTTCCTCGCCACCGAGAAGTTCGTGTGA
- a CDS encoding YidH family protein, with the protein MWETVRRWFDPRELRSVGQTPDYRFSLANERTFLAWLRTGLALVAGGLAAAQFLPPLPLRHLREAIAIALLLLGGTVAVRAVDRWARTERAIRLGEELPASRFPAVLALAVGLGALLLVAAVLDRAVGGG; encoded by the coding sequence GTGTGGGAGACGGTCAGACGCTGGTTCGACCCGCGGGAACTGCGCTCAGTGGGCCAGACACCCGACTACCGCTTCTCGCTCGCCAACGAACGCACCTTCCTGGCCTGGCTACGCACCGGCCTCGCGCTGGTCGCCGGCGGACTGGCCGCCGCCCAGTTCCTGCCTCCGCTGCCGCTACGGCACCTGCGCGAGGCGATCGCGATCGCGCTGCTGCTGCTCGGCGGCACCGTCGCCGTCCGGGCCGTCGACCGCTGGGCGCGTACCGAACGCGCCATCCGGCTCGGCGAGGAGCTGCCGGCCTCCCGGTTCCCCGCCGTCCTCGCCCTCGCGGTCGGCCTCGGCGCCCTGCTGCTGGTCGCCGCCGTGCTCGACCGGGCGGTCGGCGGCGGGTGA
- a CDS encoding kelch repeat-containing protein: protein MTVPLRRRQAHRRPLGWLTAAVALALLATGVSPVAPAQAAPTPSPSSSAPSWGAMRYKPAGCNTAEAGDGFARCYALGLSTADGRLIQQVSEPPEGALGPPDIRSAYRLPDGGEGRTVAVVLAFGYEAAEADLAVFREHYDLPPCTTANGCFRKVDQRGGTDYPAEDAEWSIEAALDLDAVSSACPKCDILLVQADDNSPASLGAAVDTAAKLGADVISNSYGIAGETRFQELYSAHYDHPGIAVVVASGDLGNVQSYPATHPDVVAVGGTRLTRDSSARGWSETAWVNAGSGCSLYEPRPAYQAGVDTRCGDKRATADVSAVADPESGLAVYNTLGQDGWAQWGGTSLAAPLVAGMYALAGEALPGSYPVTYPYRTDKSAGLFDITEGSNGWCGDLRCNAGPGWDGPTGVGSPNGVSALTLGEAGRIVGTVTSGRRDGAVAGATITATDGTGATFRAVADANGRYSLPLPAGGYDLVATEFGYQSPKAERVTVAAEAELTRDFTLTALPSRTVTGTVTDASGHGWPVYARIAVDGYPGGAVFTDPYTGRYQVDLPVGSSYTLHVSPVDLPGYVTRTVTTRVDPQPKGRPADVRQDVGLSVDATSCTAPGYAPRYDGVGADFTGWAAGPRDGWRVTDDAGAGQTWRFDDPGSKGNLTGGDGGFAAVDGWSQGGRIDSSLITPPVDLTGIADPVVGFDTDYSSWDAQTGDVDLSLDNGATWTGLRHLAADAVNGHVEIPLPQAAGKSGVLVRFRYQGEYDNWWQLDNVFVGRRSCAPVPGGLVAGQIQDDNTGAAVLGATVSTGGGARSTSQATPDDARLPDGFYWLFAAGSGSVPLTFAGLHYGDSTTTVRIHRDGVVRRDWRLEAGQLAVRDSDLAMTVRPGRSVTREVRLSNSGDRPLRVSLVEQDRGNSVAAGARQAGVAGAPLVRIRTDASVTARAGGHSPRPLPPQQAADGTAWTNLPDYPVLVMDNLVADDDGTVYSVGGSGEAGSLAAGYVFDPQAQAWKRIADLPEPRAAAVGGFVDGRLYAVGGWDGASNAASTTYAYDPGTDRWSRRADLPVGVTAAAAATAGGRLYVVAGCTTGECEPASNRTYRYDPTADRWTRLADYPLAVAFLACAAAGDGVVCAGGIDPTERVPVNDTFRYFADSDTWVRTNGLPIARWGMAYAGAGGKLQVVGGITAGYVTNEALEFDPATDTWSALPNTNNALYRGGAACGLYQVGGSLGSFAITPFAQRLPGHDGCVRGSDVSWLSVDRTTLTIPAGRSVTVTVAARAPVVAGHGEYRARLAFETDTPYRNEALPVVMTLR from the coding sequence ATGACCGTGCCCTTACGACGGAGGCAGGCCCACCGGCGCCCGCTCGGTTGGTTGACCGCCGCCGTCGCACTCGCGCTGCTCGCCACGGGCGTGTCGCCCGTCGCCCCGGCGCAGGCGGCGCCAACGCCGTCGCCGTCCTCCTCGGCTCCGAGCTGGGGCGCGATGCGCTACAAGCCCGCCGGCTGCAACACCGCGGAGGCCGGCGACGGGTTCGCCCGCTGCTACGCGCTCGGCCTCAGCACTGCGGACGGCCGGCTCATCCAGCAGGTCTCGGAGCCGCCGGAGGGCGCGTTGGGGCCGCCCGACATCCGGTCGGCGTACCGGCTGCCCGACGGGGGTGAGGGCCGCACCGTGGCGGTCGTGCTCGCCTTCGGGTACGAGGCGGCCGAGGCCGACCTCGCGGTGTTCCGCGAGCACTACGACCTGCCGCCGTGCACGACGGCCAACGGCTGCTTCCGCAAGGTGGACCAGCGGGGCGGCACCGACTACCCGGCGGAGGACGCCGAGTGGTCGATCGAGGCGGCTCTGGACCTCGACGCCGTCTCCTCCGCCTGCCCGAAGTGCGACATCCTCCTCGTCCAGGCCGACGACAACTCGCCCGCCAGCCTCGGCGCGGCCGTGGACACGGCGGCGAAGCTCGGCGCGGACGTCATCTCCAACTCGTACGGCATCGCCGGCGAGACCCGCTTCCAGGAGCTCTACAGCGCCCACTACGACCACCCGGGCATCGCGGTGGTCGTCGCCAGCGGCGACCTCGGCAACGTGCAGAGCTATCCGGCGACCCACCCCGACGTGGTTGCCGTCGGCGGCACCCGGCTGACCCGGGACTCGTCCGCGCGTGGCTGGTCCGAGACCGCCTGGGTGAACGCGGGCAGCGGCTGCTCGCTCTACGAGCCCCGGCCGGCCTACCAGGCCGGCGTGGACACGCGCTGCGGCGACAAGCGGGCCACCGCCGACGTCTCCGCCGTGGCCGACCCGGAGAGCGGGCTCGCCGTCTACAACACCCTCGGCCAGGACGGCTGGGCGCAGTGGGGCGGCACCTCGCTGGCCGCTCCGCTCGTCGCCGGGATGTACGCGCTCGCCGGTGAAGCGCTGCCCGGGTCGTACCCGGTGACCTACCCGTACCGGACGGACAAGAGCGCCGGGCTCTTCGACATCACCGAGGGCTCCAACGGCTGGTGCGGTGACCTGCGGTGCAACGCCGGGCCCGGCTGGGACGGCCCGACCGGGGTGGGTTCGCCCAACGGGGTCTCGGCCCTGACCCTCGGCGAGGCCGGCCGGATCGTCGGCACCGTGACGAGCGGGCGGCGCGACGGCGCGGTCGCCGGGGCGACGATCACCGCCACGGACGGCACCGGCGCCACGTTCCGCGCGGTCGCCGACGCGAACGGCCGCTACAGCCTGCCCCTGCCGGCCGGCGGCTACGACCTCGTCGCCACCGAGTTCGGCTACCAGAGTCCGAAGGCCGAACGGGTCACCGTCGCCGCCGAGGCGGAGCTCACCCGCGACTTCACCCTGACCGCGCTGCCGAGCCGTACCGTCACCGGCACGGTCACCGACGCCTCCGGGCACGGCTGGCCGGTCTACGCCCGCATCGCCGTCGACGGCTACCCGGGCGGGGCGGTCTTCACCGACCCGTACACCGGCCGCTACCAGGTCGACCTGCCGGTCGGCAGCAGCTACACCCTGCACGTGTCGCCGGTGGACCTGCCGGGCTATGTCACCCGGACCGTGACCACCCGCGTGGATCCGCAGCCGAAGGGGCGGCCCGCCGACGTACGCCAGGACGTCGGGCTCTCGGTCGACGCCACCTCCTGCACCGCACCCGGCTACGCGCCGCGCTACGACGGCGTCGGCGCCGACTTCACCGGCTGGGCCGCCGGTCCCCGCGACGGCTGGCGGGTCACCGACGACGCCGGTGCCGGTCAGACCTGGCGGTTCGACGACCCCGGGTCCAAGGGCAACCTGACAGGCGGGGACGGCGGGTTCGCGGCCGTCGACGGCTGGAGCCAGGGGGGCCGGATCGACAGCAGCCTGATCACCCCGCCCGTCGACCTGACCGGCATCGCCGACCCGGTCGTCGGCTTCGACACCGACTACTCCAGCTGGGACGCCCAGACCGGCGACGTCGACCTGAGCCTGGACAACGGCGCGACGTGGACGGGGCTGCGGCATCTCGCCGCCGACGCCGTCAACGGGCACGTGGAGATCCCGCTGCCGCAGGCGGCGGGGAAGTCCGGGGTCCTGGTCCGGTTCCGCTACCAGGGCGAGTACGACAACTGGTGGCAGCTGGACAACGTCTTCGTCGGCCGCCGGTCGTGCGCCCCCGTACCGGGCGGGCTCGTGGCCGGACAGATCCAGGACGACAACACCGGCGCCGCGGTCCTCGGCGCGACCGTCTCCACCGGTGGTGGCGCGAGGAGCACCAGCCAAGCCACTCCCGACGACGCGCGCCTGCCCGACGGGTTCTACTGGCTCTTCGCGGCGGGCAGCGGATCGGTGCCGCTGACGTTCGCCGGTCTGCACTACGGCGACAGCACCACCACCGTGCGGATCCACCGCGACGGTGTCGTCCGTCGGGACTGGCGGCTGGAGGCCGGCCAGCTGGCCGTACGCGATTCGGACCTCGCGATGACCGTCCGCCCCGGGCGCAGCGTCACCCGGGAGGTGCGGCTCAGCAACTCCGGCGACCGCCCACTGCGGGTCAGCCTCGTCGAGCAGGACCGTGGCAACAGCGTCGCGGCCGGGGCGCGCCAGGCCGGCGTGGCCGGGGCGCCGCTCGTGCGGATCCGTACGGATGCGTCGGTCACGGCCCGCGCCGGCGGGCACAGCCCTCGCCCGCTGCCGCCGCAGCAGGCGGCCGACGGCACCGCCTGGACGAACCTGCCCGACTACCCGGTGCTCGTGATGGACAACCTGGTCGCCGACGACGACGGCACGGTCTACTCGGTCGGCGGCAGCGGTGAGGCGGGGTCCCTGGCCGCGGGGTACGTCTTCGACCCGCAGGCGCAGGCCTGGAAGCGCATCGCCGACCTGCCCGAGCCGCGGGCGGCCGCCGTCGGTGGCTTCGTCGACGGCCGGCTGTACGCGGTCGGTGGCTGGGACGGCGCGAGCAACGCCGCCTCCACCACGTACGCCTACGACCCGGGCACCGACCGGTGGTCGCGCCGGGCCGACCTGCCCGTCGGGGTGACCGCCGCGGCGGCGGCCACGGCCGGCGGCCGGCTGTACGTGGTCGCCGGTTGCACGACCGGCGAGTGCGAGCCCGCGTCGAACCGGACGTACCGCTACGACCCGACGGCCGACCGGTGGACGCGGCTGGCCGACTACCCGCTGGCCGTCGCCTTCCTCGCCTGTGCCGCGGCGGGTGACGGCGTGGTCTGCGCGGGCGGGATCGACCCGACCGAGCGGGTCCCGGTGAACGACACCTTCCGGTACTTCGCCGACTCGGACACGTGGGTGCGGACGAACGGGCTGCCGATCGCCCGGTGGGGCATGGCGTACGCCGGCGCCGGCGGCAAGTTGCAGGTCGTCGGCGGTATCACCGCCGGGTACGTCACCAACGAGGCCCTGGAGTTCGACCCGGCGACCGACACGTGGTCGGCGCTGCCGAACACGAACAACGCCCTCTACCGGGGCGGCGCGGCGTGCGGCCTGTACCAGGTCGGCGGTTCGCTCGGCTCGTTCGCGATCACCCCGTTCGCCCAGCGGTTGCCGGGGCATGACGGGTGCGTCCGGGGCAGCGACGTCTCCTGGCTGTCGGTGGACCGGACCACCCTGACCATCCCGGCGGGACGGTCGGTGACGGTCACGGTGGCGGCCCGCGCCCCGGTCGTCGCCGGGCACGGCGAGTACCGGGCACGGCTGGCTTTCGAGACGGACACCCCGTACCGGAACGAGGCCCTTCCGGTGGTGATGACCCTGCGCTGA
- a CDS encoding helix-turn-helix domain-containing protein, which produces MWHVVGVSEPEGRVYEALTRRRQATRADLVDDVALSQAQLSRALGRLVERGLANRLPGRPTRYAAAPPDQVATSLIAERERDLLRLRTHADHLAKEIRRRDGSGRHPAELVEVIEGAENLRATLVRLQREARVQIRGLDRGPYLDNPVSGNSEETHQLTDRGLTYRVIYDRSALEIPGRMAEIWRGIQRGERARVASEVPMKMMLSDDRLGLVPVMAEGHLADAAYLVHPSSLLDALSELFEALWDRAVAINRSDAVGRSAAGPLGADHTVEHPDGLSDRDIELIGLLAGGATDDRIARTMGLSVRTVHRQVHRIMAMVGAETRFQAGMEAVRRGWV; this is translated from the coding sequence ATGTGGCACGTGGTGGGTGTGTCCGAACCCGAGGGACGGGTCTACGAGGCGCTGACCCGCCGACGCCAGGCGACCAGGGCCGACCTCGTCGACGACGTCGCGCTCTCCCAGGCGCAGCTGTCCCGCGCTCTCGGCCGCCTGGTCGAGCGCGGCCTGGCCAACCGGCTGCCGGGCCGCCCGACCCGGTACGCGGCGGCGCCGCCGGACCAGGTGGCCACCTCCCTCATCGCCGAGCGGGAGCGCGACCTGCTGCGCCTGCGTACGCACGCCGACCATCTCGCCAAGGAGATCCGCCGTCGCGACGGGTCCGGTCGCCACCCCGCCGAGCTGGTCGAGGTGATCGAGGGGGCGGAGAACCTGCGCGCCACCCTCGTCCGGCTCCAGCGCGAGGCGCGGGTGCAGATCCGGGGCCTGGACCGCGGGCCGTACCTGGACAACCCGGTGAGCGGCAACTCGGAGGAGACCCACCAACTCACCGACCGGGGCCTGACCTACCGGGTGATCTACGACCGCTCGGCACTGGAGATCCCCGGCCGGATGGCCGAGATTTGGCGCGGCATCCAGCGCGGCGAACGGGCCCGGGTCGCCAGCGAGGTACCCATGAAGATGATGCTCTCCGACGACCGCCTCGGGTTGGTGCCCGTCATGGCGGAGGGGCACCTGGCCGACGCCGCGTACCTGGTGCACCCCTCGTCGCTCCTCGACGCGCTGAGCGAGCTGTTCGAGGCGCTCTGGGACCGGGCGGTCGCCATCAACCGCTCCGACGCCGTCGGCCGGAGCGCCGCCGGGCCGCTCGGGGCCGACCATACCGTCGAACACCCCGACGGCCTCTCCGACCGGGACATCGAGCTGATCGGCCTGCTGGCCGGCGGCGCCACCGACGACCGGATCGCCCGCACGATGGGCCTCAGCGTGCGGACGGTGCACCGACAGGTCCACCGGATCATGGCGATGGTCGGCGCGGAGACCCGCTTCCAGGCCGGAATGGAGGCGGTGCGCCGAGGCTGGGTCTGA